A segment of the Pseudomonas versuta genome:
CTGAAGAAGTCCGGTGCCTTTATTCCGGGTATCCGTCCAGGTGAGCAGTCGGCACGCTATATTGATGGCGTTTTGACTCGTTTGACTCTGTTCGGTGCTCTTTATATGACGGCCGTGTGTCTGTTGCCCCAGTTCCTGGTGGTTGCGGCAAACGTTCCGTTCTACCTTGGCGGGACCTCGTTGCTGATCGTGGTCGTGGTTGTTATGGACTTCATGTCCCAAGTACAATCGCACCTCGTTTCGCACCAGTACGAATCCCTGATGAAGAAAGCCAACCTGAAGGGCTACGGCAGCGGCATGCTTCGCTGAAGTACCCATAAGGTGAGAGGAGTTGGTGATGAAAGTTCGTGCATCGGTGAAAAAGCTGTGCCGTAACTGCAAGATTATTCGCCGCGAAGGTGTTGTTCGGGTAATTTGCAGCGCGGAACCACGTCACAAACAGCGCCAAGGCTGAGTGTGATCTGTTTGAAGCCCAGCAGCTAGTGCGCTGCTGGGTTGATTATTTGTTATTACAGCGATATTATCTCGCGCCCTATTTCTTGGCTTCCGGGGCGTAGGTAGCTGTCAATTGGAGTCCCACTGAATGGCCCGTATTGCAGGCGTTAACATTCCAGATAACAAGCACACTGTTATCTCGCTGACCTACATCTTTGGTGTTGGTCGCACTACTGCGCAGAAAATTTGCGCAGAGACTGGGGTAAACCCAGCCGCTAAGATCAAAGATCTGAGCGACGAGCAGATTGAGTTGCTGCGTGGCGAAGTGGCAAAGTTCACCACTGAAGGTGACCTGCGTCGTGAAGTCAACATGAAAATCAAACGCTTGATGGATTTGGGCTGCTACCGCGGTCTGCGCCATCGTCGTGGTCTTCCAGTACGCGGTCAGCGTACCAAGACCAACGCGCGTACTCGCAAAGGTCCGCGTAAGCCGATCCGCAAGTAATCGCACCAGCGAATCGACAGGAATTTAGTCATGGCAAAACCTGCTGCTCGTCCTCGTAAAAAAGTCAAAAAGACAGTGGTTGATGGCATCGCCCACATCCACGCGTCTTTCAATAACACAATCGTGACCATCACCGACCGTCAGGGTAACGCGCTTTCTTGGGCTACCTCCGGTGGTTCGGGTTTCCGCGGTTCTCGCAAGTCCACTCCGTTCGCTGCTCAAGTAGCTGCTGAACGTGCTGGTCAAGCTGCGCTGGAATATGGCCTGAAAAACCTTGACGTTAACGTTAAAGGTCCAGGTCCAGGTCGTGAGTCCGCTGTCCGTGCTTTGAACGGCTGTGGCTATAAGATCGCCAGCATCACCGACGTGACGCCAATCCCGCACAACGGGTGCCGTCCGCCGAAGAAGCGCCGCGTGTAATCCAGGAGACTGTAAAGAATGGCTCGTTACATTGGTCCAAAATGCAAACTGGCACGTCGTGAAGGCACCGATCTCTTCTTGAAGAGTGGTGTGCGCGCTATCGAATCGAAGTGCAATATTGAAGCTGCTCCAGGCATCCACGGCCAACGCCGCGGTCGCCAATCCGACTACGGTACCCAACTGCGTGAAAAGCAGAAGGTCCGTCGTATCTACGGCGTTCTCGAGCGTCAGTTCAGCGGCTACTACAAACAAGCTGCTGGCAAAAAAGGTGCAACTGGCGAAAACCTGTTGCAACTGCTCGAATGCCGCCTGGATAACGTCGTATACCGTATGGGTTTCGGCTCTACTCGTGCCGAATCCCGTCAGTTGGTATCGCACAAGTCGATCAGCGTAAACGGTCAGACCGTTAACGTTCCGTCCTACCAGGTACGTGCTGGTGACGTGGTCGCTATCCGCGAGAAAGCAAAGAACCAGCTTCGCATTGTCCAAGCTCTCGATCTGTGTGCCCAACGTGGCCGCGTAGAATGGGTAGAAGTAGACACTGAGAAGAAGTCGGGCGTTTTCAAGAACGTTCCTGCTCGCAGTGATCTGTCCGCCGACATCAACGAAAGCCTGATTGTCGAGCTCTACTCCAAGTAAGGGCTAGAAAATAGGTGCATCCATGCAGATTTCGGTAAATGAGTTCCTGACACCTCGCCATATTGATGTGCAAGTTGTCAGTCCAACCCGCGCTAAAATCACACTCGAGCCTCTCGAGCGTGGTTTTGGCCACACCCTGGGCAACGCGCTGCGACGCATCCTGTTGTCCTCAATGCCAGGCTGTGCAGTAGTCGAGGCCGAGATTGATGGTGTGCTCCACGAGTACAGCGCCATCGAAGGTGTACAGGAAGACGTAATTGAAATCCTGTTGAACCTTAAAGGTCTGGCTATCAAGCTGCACGGCCGTGACGAAGTTACGCTGACCTTGTCGAAGAAGGGTTCGGGGGTGGTTACCGCTGCCGATATTCAGCTGGATCATGATGTCGAGATCGTTAATCCCGATCACGTAATCGCCAACCTGGCGTCTAACGGCGCCTTGAACATGAAGCTCACCGTAGCTCGTGGTCGTGGTTATGAACCAGCAGACTCGCGTCAGAGCGATGAAGATGAAAGCCGCAGCATTGGTCGCTTGCAGCTTGACTCTTCGTTCAGCCCGGTTCGCCGTATCGCATACGTGGTGGAAAACGCCCGTGTCGAGCAGCGTACTAACCTGGACAAGCTGGTTATTGATCTGGAGACCAACGGTACACTGGATCCTGAAGAGGCTATTCGTCGTGCTGCAACCATCCTGCAACAGCAGTTGGCTGCATTCGTCGACCTCAAAGGTGACAGCGAACCAGTGGTTATCGAACAGGAAGACGAGATCGATCCGATCCTGCTTCGTCCGGTTGACGATCTGGAACTGACCGTGCGTTCGGCCAACTGCCTTAAGGCGGAGAACATTTACTACATCGGTGACCTGATTCAGCGCACCGAAGTAGAACTGTTGAAGACTCCGAACCTGGGCAAGAAATCCTTGACTGAAATCAAGGACGTTCTGGCCTCCCGTGGTCTGTCCCTCGGCATGCGCCTCGACAACTGGCCGCCTGCAAGTCTTAAGAAGGACGACAAGGCGACTGCCTGATCGTCGTAATCACCGAACGTTGTGTTTGGTAAGGAATGAACCATGCGTCATCGTAAAAGTGGTCGTCACCTGAGCCGCACTAGCTCCCACCGCAAGGCTATGTTTCAAAACATGGCAGTGTCGTTGTTTGAGCACGAGCTGATCAAAACGACTCTGCCGAAAGCCAAAGAATTGCGTCGCGTTGCTGAGCCGCTGATTACTCTGGCCAAGAATGATTGTCTGGCTAACCGCCGTCTGGCCTTCGACCGTACGCGTTCGAAAGCCATCGTTGGTAAGCTGTTCAACGATCTGGGCAAGCGTTATGCAACTCGTGAGGGTGGCTACCTGCGCATCCTCAAGTGCGGTTTCCGTGCTGGCGACAACGCGCCTATGGCGTACGTCGAGTTGGTTGATCGTCCAGTTGGCGGTGAAGCTGTATCCGCTGAGTAAGACGTCAGTCTCTACAAAGAACCGGGCCTAGTGCCCGGTTTTTTGTGTCTGTATGATTATCGTTTTCTATTGATCGTGATCAATTAATGTATTTGCCCGTGTAGAGTTCATGATCAATACTCCTCCTCAGCCGATTAGCCGGCAGTACAAAGACTGAGGAAGCAAAAGCATGAGCCAGACCAAAACGCTAACGACCGCCAGCGGCGCTCCAGTTGCTGACAACCAGAATTCTCGTTCTGCTGGCCCTCGCGGCCCGTTGTTGCTCGATGATTTTCATCTGCTCGAAAAGCTTGCTCATTTCAACCGTGAAAACATTCCGGAGCGTCGTGTTCACGCCAAGGGTTCGGGTGCCCACGGTACCTTCACCGTTAACCGTGACATGGCTCAGTACAGCAGTGCGAAGCTGTTCGACACCATTGGCAAGCAGACCCCGACCTTCCTGCGTTTCTCAACCGTAGGTGGCGAGCGCGGCTCGGCAGACACTGCGCGTGATCCGCGTGGTTTTGCGCTCAAGTTCTATACCGAAGAAGGCAACTGGGACATCGTGGGTAACAACACCCCGGTTTTCTTTATTCGGGATCCGTTGAAGTTTCCTGACTTTATCCACACCCAAAAGCGTCTTCCGCAAAGCAACCTGAAAAGCGCACAGATGATGTGGGACTTTTGGTCGCATTCGCCTGAGTCACTGCACCAGGTCACCATCCTGTTCTCTGATCGTGGCATCCCTGATGGCTACCGTCACATGCACGGTTTCGGCAGCCATACCTACAGCCTGATCAACGCGGCTGGCGAGCGTCACTGGGTCAAATGGCACTATAAAACCAAGCAAGGCATCAAGAACCTGCCGCCAGCAGAAGCCGAGCGTCTTGCAGGTACTGATCCGGACTACGCGCAGCGCGACCTTTTTGATGCCATTGAGCGAGGCGACTTCCCGAAATGGCGCGTATGCATGCAAGTCATGACTGAAGCCCAGGCTTCCACCCATTACGAAAACCCGTTCGACGTGACCAAGACCTGGTCGCAAAAAGAGTTCCCGCTGATTGAAATTGGCGAGCTGGAATTGAATCGTAACCCGCTTAACTATTTTGCCGAGGTCGAACAGGCAGCATTCGGTCCAAGCAATATGATTCCGGGTGTTGGTCTATCGCCTGACCGCATGCTGCAAGGCCGTGTGTTCGCTTACGCTGATGCCCATCGTTACCGTGTAGGCACCAACCACCAGCATCTGCCTATCAATGCGCCACGGGTACCTGTGCATAACTACCAGCGTGATGGTTCGATGGCTTTTGGCAACAATGGCGGTGCGGCACCGAACTACGAGCCTAATAGCTACACCGATGCCCCTAAGCAGGCGCCTCAGTACGCTGAGCCGCCTTTGGCGCTCAGTGGTGCAGCGGATCGTTACGATCATCGCGTTGACAGTGATTACTACAGCCACGCCGGTGCGCTGTTCCGCCTGATGACTGATGAGCAGAAAGCTCTGTTGATAGATAACATCGCAGGTGCCATGGCCGGGGTATCGGACGACGTAGTGCAGCGCCAGTTGCAACATTTCTACAATGCCGATCAGGCTTATGGTCACGGTGTCGCCAAAGCACTGGGTGTAAAGGCTAAGTAAGTCTAAGTGAGAAGCAGAACCGCCCTCAATTGGGCGGTTTTTGCGTTTTTTAGGCCTATTATCTCTACAGATACGGGATTTTATTGCGATTGAGCCGTGACCTCCCGGTCAGCTTGGTTCAAACTACAGACTTTCAAGCAGGGAGATGTGCGGCGATGCAAGGGCACCCGGACGTAATCGATTACCTCAACACGTTGCTTACCGGCGAGCTGGCTGCACGTGACCAATACTTTGTCCATTCCCGTATGTACGAGGACTGGGGCTTTACCAAGCTATACGAACGCATCAACCACGAAATGGAAGAAGAGACACAACACGCTGATGCGTTGATGCGTCGGATTCTGATGCTAGAAGGTACTCCGCGTATGCGTGCGGACGACCTGGATGTCGGGACCACGGTGCCTGAGATGTTTGCGGCCGACCTTCGTCTTGAATACAAGGTCCGTGCTGCGCTCTGCAAGGGCATCGCGCTGTGTGAACAGCACAAGGATTACGTGAGCCGCGACATCTTGCGCGTTCAGCTGGCAGACACAGAAGAAGATCATACCTACTGGCTGGAAAAGCAGCTGGGCCTGATCAAGACGGTCGGCTTGCAGAATTACCTGCAATCGCAGTTCTGACTGACCCTGGATCTGTAGGCGCGAGTTTGCTCGCGAGCCGTTAAAAGATCGCGAGCAAAAGTCTGACGCATAAAAAAGCCCCTGCCATCTCACAATGGCAGGGGCTTTTTTTCATGCGTCAGGCTTAATCCCTGTCGCGAATCAGCAACGGTTTCAGATAGAAGCCGGTATGAGACTGCGTCATTTCAGCCACGTCTTCCGGCGTGCCGACTGCAATGATCTGACCACCTTTAGACCCGCCTTCGGGTCCTAGATCCACCAGCCAGTCAGCAGTTTTGATCACGTCAAGGTTGTGCTCGATCACCACCACGGTGTTGCCGTGGTCGCGTAGTCGATGCAGCACATCCAGCAGTTGCTGGATGTCAGCAAAGTGCAAACCTGTTGTCGGCTCATCAAGGATATACAGGGTCTTGCCAGTATCGCGCTTGGACAGCTCGCGAGACAGTTTGACCCGTTGCGCTTCACCGCCTGACAGCGTCGTGGCGGACTGCCCCAGCTTGATGTACGACAGGCCTACATCCATCAGCGTTTGCAGCTTACGCGCCAGTGCAGGCACCGCGTCGAAGAACACACGGGCTTCTTCGATCGTCATTTCCAGCACTTCGTGAATGCTCTTGCCCTTGTATTTGATCTCAAGGGTTTCACGGTTATAACGCTTGCTCTTGCACACATCGCAAGGCACGTAGATGTCGGGCAGAAAGTGCATTTCCACCTTGATCAGGCCATCCCCCTGACACGCCTCGCAGCGTCCGCCCTTCACGTTGAAGGAGAAACGACCCGGGCCGTACCCCCGCGAGCGGGATTCAGGTACGCCGGAAAACAACTCGCGTATTGGTGTGAACAGGCCGGTGTATGTGGCCGGGTTGGAACGAGGCGTACGACCAATAGGGCTCTGGTCGATGTCGACTACCTTGTCCAGGTGCTCAAGACCTTTGATGCTGTCGTGAGCTGCGGCCTCCAGCGTGGTCGCACCATTGAGGGCAGTGGCGCTGAGCGGGTAGAGCGTGTTGTTGATCAGTGTCGACTTGCCTGAACCCGAAACCCCGGTCACGCAGGTCAAAAGTCCCAGAGGGATTTCCAGATCTACATTACGCAAGTTGTTGCCGCGAGCGCCCTTGAGCGTCAGCGTCATCTTCTTGTTGCGAGGCGTACGCTTGGCCGGAACGGGAATTTTCACACGCCCGGACAGGTATTTACCGGTCAATGAATCAGGATGAGCCATTACCTCCGCCGGCGTACCTTGCGCGACGATGTGGCCGCCATGTACCCCGGCGCCCGGGCCGATATCAACGACATAGTCCGCCAGGCGAATCGCATCCTCGTCATGCTCCACCACAATCACGGTGTTGCCGATGTCACGCAGATGTTTAAGGGTGCCGAGCAAACGGTCGTTATCGCGCTGATGCAGGCCGATGGAGGGTTCGTCGAGGATGTACAGCACCCCGACTAGACCTGCGCCGATCTGGCTGGCCAGACGGATACGCTGCGCCTCACCGCCAGACAGGGTGTCGGCGCTGCGATCCAGCGACAGATAATCGAGCCCCACGTTGACCAAAAACTGCAGGCGTTCGCGAATTTCCTTAAGAATTTTGTCTGCGATTTCGCCCCGGCGCCCGGTCAGGCTCAGGGTGCTGAAATACTCGGTCGCATCCCCAATAGGCATATTGGTTACAGCCGGCAGGGTTTTCTCGCCAACCCACACGTGACGGGCTTCGCGACGCAGGCGCGTACCACGGCAATCCGGGCAGGACTGGGTGCTCAAGAACTTGGCCAGCTCTTCGCGCACGGTAGCCGATTCGGTTTCGCGATAGCGGCGCTCCAGGTTCGGCACGATGCCCTCAAACGGGTGCGAGCGCTTGACGATATCGCCGCGATCATTCAGATAGCGGAAATCAACGTTGTGGGTACCGCTGCCATACAAAATGACTTTTTGCTTGTCAGCCGGCAGTTCGCCGAAGGGCACTTCCAGGCTGAAGTCGTAGTGTTTGGCCAGCGCCCCGAGCATCTGGAAGTAATAAACGTTGCGCCGGTCCCAGCCGCGTATGGCGCCTTCGGCCAGTGTCAGCTCGCCATTGACCAGGCGTTTAATGTCGAAAAACTGCTTAACCCCCAGCCCGTCACAGGTCGGGCATGCCCCGGCTGGGTTGTTGAAGGAAAACAGCTTGGGCTCAAGTTCGCTGATCGCATGGCCGCAGATCGGGCAGGCGAAGCGCGCGGAGAAGATCATCTCTTCGCCCGGCTCATCATCCATCGGCGCAACCAGTGCAATACCGTCGGCCAGCTTCAGCGCGGTCTCAAAGGATTCGGCCAGGCGTTGCTGCAGATCGGGGCGAACCTTGAAGCGGTCAACCACCACATCGATAGTGTGCTTCTTCTGCTTGTCGAGCTTGGGCAGCTCATCCAGCTCGCAGAGTCTGCCGTTGACCCGGGCCCGCACGAAACCTTGAGCGCGCAGTTCTTCAAAAACCGAAAGGTGTTCACCCTTGCGCTCGCGGATCACTGGCGCCAGAAGCATCAGCTTGCTGCCTTCAGGCTGCGCCAGTACCAGGTCGACCATTTGGCTGACGGTCTGCGCTTCGAGCGGGATGTCGTGATCGGGGCAGCGGGGGATGCCGACACGGGCATACAGCAAACGCAGGTAGTCGTAAATTTCGGTGATGGTACCGACAGTGGAGCGCGGGTTATGCGACGTCGATTTTTGTTCGATGGATATCGCCGGCGACAGACCTTCGATGGTATCAACGTCAGGCTTTTCCATCATCGACAGGAACTGGCGTGCATAGGCCGACAGCGACTCGACATAGCGGCGCTGGCCTTCTGCGTACAACGTATCAAAGGCCAAGGATGATTTGCCGGAGCCAGACAGTCCGGTGATGACGATCAGTTTGTCCCTTGGCAGGGTCAGGTCGATGTTCTTCAGGTTGTGGGTTCGTGCCCCACGTATCAGGATCTTGTCCACTGCGGCCTCGCTTGGCGGGCATAACGTAAACGAATGAGTATACGGATCTGTACGAAAGCTGTGCAGGCTCTTAATGGCAAGTTGGTATTAAGAGCCTTTATAACTTTTACGTGACAAAGCGTCGCGCCTCGCTCGTGTGTGTGCTGTTACTCGATGGGACTGGTAGAATCGCCGCCGGTTCACATGAGGTTATTCCATGCACGATCCCCACAGCGACCGCATGAGTGGTAGCGAGACCCGGGCAGCAAGCGGTCTGGCACTTGTGTTCGCCTTCCGTATGCTTGGCATGTTTATGGTGTTGCCGGTTTTGGCGACCTATGGGATGGACCTCGCCGGTGCGACGCCTGCCCTGATAGGCCTGGCAATAGGCGCCTACGGCCTGACACAGGCAATTTTTCAGATCCCTTTCGGGGTTATTTCTGACCGCATTGGTCGTCGTCCGGTTATTTACCTGGGTTTGATTGTCTTCGCTCTCGGTAGCGTACTGGCAGCGAACTCGGACTCGATCTGGGGCGTCATTGCCGGTCGGGTCCTGCAGGGCGCTGGCGCAATTTCTGCTGCCGTGATGGCGTTGCTTTCAGACCTCACTCGCGAACAGCACCGCACCAAAGCCATGGCCATGATCGGCATGACCATTGGCTTGTCGTTTGCTGTAGCGATGGTAGTAGGTCCGCTGCTAACCCGTGCTTTTGGTTTGTCAGGCCTGTTCCTGGCCACTGGCGCAATGGCGCTTGTAGGAATAGTCATCGTCATGTTCATGGTGCCGCGCTCAACCGGTACCTTGCAGCATCGCGAGTCGGGTGTGGCCAGGCAGGCATTGCTTCCGACCTTGCGTCACCCCGACCTGCTGCGTCTGGACCTGGGGATTTTCGTTTTGCACGCCATGCTGATGTCCAGTTTCATCGCATTGCCGCTAGCGCTGGTGGAAAAGGCCGGGCTGCCCAAAGAGCAACATTGGTGGGTGTACCTGACCGCCTTGCTGATTTCTTTCTTCGCCATGATTCCGTTCATCATCTACGGCGAAAAGAAACGCAAAATGAAACGAGTTTTGCTCGGCGCCGTCGTGACGTTGATGCTCACTGAGCTATTCTTCTGGAAGTTCGGCGACAGCTTGCGAGCATTGGTGGTGGGGACTGTGGTGTTCTTTACCGCCTTCAACCTGCTGGAAGCTTCATTGCCTTCGTTGATCAGCAAGGTGTCTCCGGCGGGCGGCAAGGGTACGGCGATGGGGGTTTATTCCACCAGCCAGTTCCTCGGTTCAGCACTGGGCGGCATACTCGGCGGCTGGTTATTTCAGCATGGCGGCTTGTCGGTTGTGTTCCTTGGATGCGCAGGTCTGGCTGCACTCTGGCTGGCCTTTGCTGTTACCATGCGCGAACCGCCTTATGTGACAAGCCTGCGCTTGCCGCTATCGCCTGAAGCGCTTCGCGAAGCAGGCCTGGCCGAGCGTTTAAAGGCTATTACAGGCGTTACAGATGCAGTGGTGGTAGCGCAAGAAGCTGCCATTTATATCAAATTGGACACCGAACTATTGGATCGCGCGACACTCGAGCAGTTGGTTAACCCAGCGCCGATGTGCGAAGCCTAGGAGAACGTTATGGCCCGTGGGGTTAACAAAGTTATATTGGTCGGCACGTGCGGCCAGGATCCCGAAGTTCGCTACTTGCCTAACGGTAATGCCGTGACCAACCTGAGTCTGGCAACCAGCGAACAGTGGACAGACAAGCAAACCGGCCAGAAAGTCGAAAAGACTGAATGGCACCGCGTATCGATGTTCGGCAAAGTTGCCGAGATCGCCGGCGAATACCTGCGCAAGGGTTCGCAGGTTTACATCGAAGGCAAGTTGCAAACCCGTGAGTGGGAAAAAGACGGTATCAAGCGTTACACCACCGAAATCGTGGTCGACATGCAAGGCACCATGCAACTGCTGGGTGGGCGTCCACAAGGCGACCAACAAAACCAGGGCGGTGGTAACAACTACCAGCAACAGCAGTCTGCTCCGCGTCAACAGGCTCAACGTCCTGCACCGCAACAGCAACAGCAGCCTCAACAGCAGCAGTCGCGTCCAGCTCCGCAGCAGCAGGCACCCCAGCCAGCACCGGATTTCGACAGCTTTGATGACGATATCCCGTTCTAGAGTACAGCCTTCGGGCTACACGCTCAGAACCCCGAAAGGCCCGTCGCTGATTCAGCAACGGGCTTTTTTTTGGCCCATGCGCCAGATGGCACATCCCGTGACGGTAGCTTTGGTGATACCCGCCCGGTCAAAAAATGGCACCCGCTCAGCTCCTGGTAGTCCAATCCTGTGTCCGTGTATTACTGAAGCGCCCGGCGCTTCATTGACTAAGCTGTACTGTTCCCAAGTACCGATGAGTCAATTAGCGAACGTCATCGGTACTGTCAAAGATGTCCAGGAGGACCCCCGGGTTTGTTCAATTTCAAAACAGCGATTGTACTTCTCATCCTGTTGCTTTCAGGCAATGGCCTGCTCCAGGCGGCACCCACACTGGCCTCGGTCATCAAGGCAGAGGAGTCGGATGGAAAACCACCGGTGCTGGTCAATGGTGGCCTGCTCGGTGCCTTGGGGGCGGGTATGGATGAGGTTCAGAGTCGGCTCGGTCTGAGCATGCAACTGCTCGATACCTGGCGTTTGCGCTCCGAAGAGGCTGTTGATGAAGTCGGTGAATTGGTCGAGCAGTCATCAGCACATCCTTCGTGGAACGGCGTGGGGGACTTCCTCCTGTTGTCAGCCATCTGGTTCGGGGCTTTTTTCGGGTTGATGCTGTCGGGAGGTTTGCTGGCGCGATACCTGAACGAGACCCGTCTGCTCAGAACCCGGCCGCGTATACAAACACTGGTCGGTTATATGGTGCAGTACCTGTTACCCGCAGTGCTGACGCTGCTGCTGACCTTGTATGCCAGTCGTTTTCTGCAAGACACCGTTGGCCGCTCACTGGGGATG
Coding sequences within it:
- the rpmJ gene encoding 50S ribosomal protein L36 is translated as MKVRASVKKLCRNCKIIRREGVVRVICSAEPRHKQRQG
- the rpsM gene encoding 30S ribosomal protein S13, with product MARIAGVNIPDNKHTVISLTYIFGVGRTTAQKICAETGVNPAAKIKDLSDEQIELLRGEVAKFTTEGDLRREVNMKIKRLMDLGCYRGLRHRRGLPVRGQRTKTNARTRKGPRKPIRK
- the rpsK gene encoding 30S ribosomal protein S11 gives rise to the protein MAKPAARPRKKVKKTVVDGIAHIHASFNNTIVTITDRQGNALSWATSGGSGFRGSRKSTPFAAQVAAERAGQAALEYGLKNLDVNVKGPGPGRESAVRALNGCGYKIASITDVTPIPHNGCRPPKKRRV
- the rpsD gene encoding 30S ribosomal protein S4, with amino-acid sequence MARYIGPKCKLARREGTDLFLKSGVRAIESKCNIEAAPGIHGQRRGRQSDYGTQLREKQKVRRIYGVLERQFSGYYKQAAGKKGATGENLLQLLECRLDNVVYRMGFGSTRAESRQLVSHKSISVNGQTVNVPSYQVRAGDVVAIREKAKNQLRIVQALDLCAQRGRVEWVEVDTEKKSGVFKNVPARSDLSADINESLIVELYSK
- a CDS encoding DNA-directed RNA polymerase subunit alpha produces the protein MQISVNEFLTPRHIDVQVVSPTRAKITLEPLERGFGHTLGNALRRILLSSMPGCAVVEAEIDGVLHEYSAIEGVQEDVIEILLNLKGLAIKLHGRDEVTLTLSKKGSGVVTAADIQLDHDVEIVNPDHVIANLASNGALNMKLTVARGRGYEPADSRQSDEDESRSIGRLQLDSSFSPVRRIAYVVENARVEQRTNLDKLVIDLETNGTLDPEEAIRRAATILQQQLAAFVDLKGDSEPVVIEQEDEIDPILLRPVDDLELTVRSANCLKAENIYYIGDLIQRTEVELLKTPNLGKKSLTEIKDVLASRGLSLGMRLDNWPPASLKKDDKATA
- the rplQ gene encoding 50S ribosomal protein L17, yielding MRHRKSGRHLSRTSSHRKAMFQNMAVSLFEHELIKTTLPKAKELRRVAEPLITLAKNDCLANRRLAFDRTRSKAIVGKLFNDLGKRYATREGGYLRILKCGFRAGDNAPMAYVELVDRPVGGEAVSAE
- a CDS encoding catalase, whose product is MSQTKTLTTASGAPVADNQNSRSAGPRGPLLLDDFHLLEKLAHFNRENIPERRVHAKGSGAHGTFTVNRDMAQYSSAKLFDTIGKQTPTFLRFSTVGGERGSADTARDPRGFALKFYTEEGNWDIVGNNTPVFFIRDPLKFPDFIHTQKRLPQSNLKSAQMMWDFWSHSPESLHQVTILFSDRGIPDGYRHMHGFGSHTYSLINAAGERHWVKWHYKTKQGIKNLPPAEAERLAGTDPDYAQRDLFDAIERGDFPKWRVCMQVMTEAQASTHYENPFDVTKTWSQKEFPLIEIGELELNRNPLNYFAEVEQAAFGPSNMIPGVGLSPDRMLQGRVFAYADAHRYRVGTNHQHLPINAPRVPVHNYQRDGSMAFGNNGGAAPNYEPNSYTDAPKQAPQYAEPPLALSGAADRYDHRVDSDYYSHAGALFRLMTDEQKALLIDNIAGAMAGVSDDVVQRQLQHFYNADQAYGHGVAKALGVKAK
- the bfr gene encoding bacterioferritin; this translates as MQGHPDVIDYLNTLLTGELAARDQYFVHSRMYEDWGFTKLYERINHEMEEETQHADALMRRILMLEGTPRMRADDLDVGTTVPEMFAADLRLEYKVRAALCKGIALCEQHKDYVSRDILRVQLADTEEDHTYWLEKQLGLIKTVGLQNYLQSQF
- the uvrA gene encoding excinuclease ABC subunit UvrA — its product is MDKILIRGARTHNLKNIDLTLPRDKLIVITGLSGSGKSSLAFDTLYAEGQRRYVESLSAYARQFLSMMEKPDVDTIEGLSPAISIEQKSTSHNPRSTVGTITEIYDYLRLLYARVGIPRCPDHDIPLEAQTVSQMVDLVLAQPEGSKLMLLAPVIRERKGEHLSVFEELRAQGFVRARVNGRLCELDELPKLDKQKKHTIDVVVDRFKVRPDLQQRLAESFETALKLADGIALVAPMDDEPGEEMIFSARFACPICGHAISELEPKLFSFNNPAGACPTCDGLGVKQFFDIKRLVNGELTLAEGAIRGWDRRNVYYFQMLGALAKHYDFSLEVPFGELPADKQKVILYGSGTHNVDFRYLNDRGDIVKRSHPFEGIVPNLERRYRETESATVREELAKFLSTQSCPDCRGTRLRREARHVWVGEKTLPAVTNMPIGDATEYFSTLSLTGRRGEIADKILKEIRERLQFLVNVGLDYLSLDRSADTLSGGEAQRIRLASQIGAGLVGVLYILDEPSIGLHQRDNDRLLGTLKHLRDIGNTVIVVEHDEDAIRLADYVVDIGPGAGVHGGHIVAQGTPAEVMAHPDSLTGKYLSGRVKIPVPAKRTPRNKKMTLTLKGARGNNLRNVDLEIPLGLLTCVTGVSGSGKSTLINNTLYPLSATALNGATTLEAAAHDSIKGLEHLDKVVDIDQSPIGRTPRSNPATYTGLFTPIRELFSGVPESRSRGYGPGRFSFNVKGGRCEACQGDGLIKVEMHFLPDIYVPCDVCKSKRYNRETLEIKYKGKSIHEVLEMTIEEARVFFDAVPALARKLQTLMDVGLSYIKLGQSATTLSGGEAQRVKLSRELSKRDTGKTLYILDEPTTGLHFADIQQLLDVLHRLRDHGNTVVVIEHNLDVIKTADWLVDLGPEGGSKGGQIIAVGTPEDVAEMTQSHTGFYLKPLLIRDRD
- a CDS encoding MFS transporter → MHDPHSDRMSGSETRAASGLALVFAFRMLGMFMVLPVLATYGMDLAGATPALIGLAIGAYGLTQAIFQIPFGVISDRIGRRPVIYLGLIVFALGSVLAANSDSIWGVIAGRVLQGAGAISAAVMALLSDLTREQHRTKAMAMIGMTIGLSFAVAMVVGPLLTRAFGLSGLFLATGAMALVGIVIVMFMVPRSTGTLQHRESGVARQALLPTLRHPDLLRLDLGIFVLHAMLMSSFIALPLALVEKAGLPKEQHWWVYLTALLISFFAMIPFIIYGEKKRKMKRVLLGAVVTLMLTELFFWKFGDSLRALVVGTVVFFTAFNLLEASLPSLISKVSPAGGKGTAMGVYSTSQFLGSALGGILGGWLFQHGGLSVVFLGCAGLAALWLAFAVTMREPPYVTSLRLPLSPEALREAGLAERLKAITGVTDAVVVAQEAAIYIKLDTELLDRATLEQLVNPAPMCEA
- a CDS encoding single-stranded DNA-binding protein codes for the protein MARGVNKVILVGTCGQDPEVRYLPNGNAVTNLSLATSEQWTDKQTGQKVEKTEWHRVSMFGKVAEIAGEYLRKGSQVYIEGKLQTREWEKDGIKRYTTEIVVDMQGTMQLLGGRPQGDQQNQGGGNNYQQQQSAPRQQAQRPAPQQQQQPQQQQSRPAPQQQAPQPAPDFDSFDDDIPF